In the genome of Xenopus laevis strain J_2021 chromosome 1S, Xenopus_laevis_v10.1, whole genome shotgun sequence, one region contains:
- the gdf15.S gene encoding protein DVR-1 has product MCCKNTMQISCWKVRCTALCFTYLFISGVQLRPFVEKEKKMQLEAVKKGILDHLGLNSPPVIREKLDLDEIRKMYSLYQEKLMELRGNMSKDGIPERIVHLLTPTLQKKTLMARKLEIQQESNSHRYNLVFSRTQTFHQELSVMRAELKLCKNILSTLKTVESNSTTQPMVNIYKVIESNERDGKEEHKLLDSKPLDKETLMLNVASAVQQWVASSEKCLRLELVIPTDFSFVTNDSKQKEKNDDLILEVETQERTHSNIRKSRSLPADEECKKSEKKCCRKSLRVSFKEIGWSDWIIVPETYTMHFCDGSCPHNYKPASMHAQIKYRMHHISNGATPAPCCVPASYEPMVLMHYNTEGKLTLTPFEDMIVRKCHCA; this is encoded by the exons ATGTGCTGCAAAAACACAATGCAGATCTCATGCTGGAAGGTCAGGTGTACGGCTCTGTGCTTCACTTACCTATTCATCAGTGGTGTGCAGCTCAGGCCTTttgtggaaaaagaaaagaaaatgcaacTAGAAGCAGTGAAGAAAGGAATTTTGGATCATTTGGGACTGAACAGCCCTCCAGTCATCAGGGAGAAATTGGACTTGGATGAAATACGCAAAATGTACTCTCTCTACCAGGAAAAGTTAATGGAACTCAGGGGAAATATGAGCAAagatggaatccctgagagaatagTACATCTACTGACACCCACAT TACAAAAAAAGACACTAATGGCAAGAAAATTGGAAATACAACAAGAAAGCAACAGCCACAGGTACAATCTTGTATTTTCGAGAACTCAAACATTTCATCAAGAGCTGAGTGTCATGAGAGCTGAACTAAAACTATGCAAGAATATCCTGTCTACATTAAAAACGGTTGAGAGTAACTCAACCACTCAACCCATGGTGAACATTTATAAAGTGATAGAGTCTAACGAGAGGGATGGAAAGGAAGAGCATAAATTACTTGACTCTAAACCGCTTGATAAAGAAACATTAATGTTAAATGTTGCGTCTGCTGTCCAGCAGTGGGTAGCAAGCTCAGAGAAATGTCTTCGGCTTGAGCTAGTCATTCCAACAGATTTCTCTTTTGTAACCAATGAcagtaaacaaaaagaaaagaacgATGACCTTATTTTAGAAGTAGAGACACAAGAGAGGACACATTCCAACATAAGGAAGTCCAGATCACTTCCTGCAGATGAGGAgtgtaaaaaaagtgaaaagaaatgCTGTCGTAAATCCTTGCGAGTGTCTTTCAAGGAGATTGGCTGGTCAGATTGGATCATTGTTCCAGAGACATACACAATGCATTTTTGTGATGGTTCCTGCCCACATAATTATAAGCCAGCAAGCATGCATGCTCAGATCAAATACAGGATGCATCACATATCTAATGGAGCTACCCCAGCTCCTTGCTGCGTTCCTGCAAGCTATGAACCTATGGTACTTATGCATTACAATACCGAAGGCAAACTAACTTTAACTCCATTTGAGGACATGATTGTTAGGAAGTGTCACTGTGCCTGA